From the genome of Biomphalaria glabrata chromosome 1, xgBioGlab47.1, whole genome shotgun sequence, one region includes:
- the LOC106058596 gene encoding uncharacterized protein LOC106058596 has translation MSHSLGRGRGALKSRLPPIHMLGRHTPVDEDEPPDVSVQAFGFEESDGEHPTSSVFETTFDSSDAEDSSKYMRKAFNILQPGYHAAKRMPDMEGGYFSHCPRGVPLGRQYSNLHRLMEERAQLEIFKDCLIRVKSAQSFVEELENLVQLESKTVYLIRHGYPMETPVTKLYCLNALCEDLRLHVAHWNSIKQRLNTNRWLQPRLGQLCLQLQHIMQVLTALVLRSVCSLDQLIHLGFEVFAYGNVESLTPEVIWNITRGLEDFNIIINGLKLHFQVDKSLTFGVHHFLLPSTNSSSVVTSALTKPLRIIPFHKILNILANERSKYAAKLTHQFFTQNEHFLRMLAADKFPGFEWDDYLPNQSQPHSVMVRSDTGDYQTITGSSASLNATFIKMGSLRAPDLSNLASPLLHFSQKEQEFAESFLLVVCNSTSLLRKKEPQKARQSHRGSKHPTSKNPLSPVVGRPPKAQGQGETPVLTRTDSQRKTVSWGDNADNSIRSAVVDHYMDTLWTHMGRNLDLFLDEPAWRGHNCLLKSEIGSVLLFNDSVSAVLRNMIEHLCYKDLFSPSSVKHLLGVVFRLLALSSYGAWDMLLNTSLASETSDKCQPVSLYGDLFSTRTGCLIKDMYKPLVNILMMICRCFPKDKDDELQHADVDLSVCAGVIWRILITCKLATSWCTSKLQQSLSSWNVNHFFLISHCDLKMLVDSTKNICFILQTLNLVEDHMGLHVFDSLSLCQIFSLKQQISSINGQIQALTGTAMKNFLDKYNEQAVSFFQENLLPARIWKKKVAPDESADPSNYITEGVDTFLASTINGISKLSTTSQIGVLSLMTGTFCNAWISFILKEKIKFSLWGAVQLGIDFDFLRYKLSQLLTNDEVKQSITELGIFQQMQGIVILLKRQPSQKQSGSRLMDNIMCDTAVSALSSDQCSDTRSSGAAAVAVRNGSHKMCKLGPLTSQEEENVVCTVPNMQEWLSLRTIGGSKPWKFPACFSRSSSDD, from the exons ATGAGTCATAGCTTAGGGAGAGGGCGAGGGGCCCTAAAATCTCGCCTACCACCCATTCATATGCTGGGCAGACATACACCAGTTGATGAAGATGAACCTCCTGATGTATCAGTTCAG GCCTTCGGATTTGAAGAATCTGATGGTGAACATCCTACTTCTTCAGTGTTTGAAACTACTTTTGATTCTTCGGATGCAGAAGACAGTAGTAAATATATGAGAAAGGCATTCAATATACTACAACCTGGCTATCATGCAGCTAAAAGAATGCCTGACATGGAAGGGGGTTATTTCAGTCATTGCCCTCG AGGTGTCCCACTTGGTCGACAGTATTCCAATCTGCATAGATTAATGGAAGAAAGAGCACAATTAGAGATTTTTAAAGATTGTCTTATTAGAGTTAAATCTGCTCAG tCATTTGTGGAGGAGCTAGAAAATTTAGTTCAACTGGAGTCTAAAACTGTATACTTGATAAGACATGGGTATCCAATGGAAACGCCTgttacaaaactctactgtttAAATGCCTTATGTGAAGATCTGAGACTGCATGTAGCTCACTGGAACAGCATTAAACAGAGATTGAATACCAACCGCTGGTTGCAGCCCAGGCTTGGTCAGTTATGTCTACAGCTACAGCACATAATGCAAGTTTTGACAGCCCTGGTGCTCAGGTCAGTCTGCAGCCTTGACCAGCTCATACACTTGGGCTTCGAGGTTTTTGCATATGGAAACGTTGAAAGTTTGACTCCAGAAGTTATCTGGAACATAACTAGAGGCTTAGAGGATTTTAACATCATAATCAATGGTCTTAAACTGCACTTCCAAGTGGACAAATCTCTTACATTTGGGGTTCACCATTTCCTCTTACCATCCACGAACAGTTCCTCAGTTGTTACTTCAGCTTTAACTAAACCACTTCGGATTATCCCATTTCACAAAATATTAAACATACTTGCTAATGAAAGGTCAAAATATGCTGCAAAACTGACTCATCAGTTCTTCACTCAAAATGAACACTTTCTACGCATGCTTGCGGCAGACAAATTTCCTGGGTTTGAGTGGGATGATTATTTGCCCAACCAAAGCCAGCCACACTCAGTAATGGTCAGGTCTGACACTGGTGATTACCAGACAATAACTGGCAGCAGTGCCAGTCTCAATgcaacatttattaaaatggGTTCTCTACGAGCCCCTGACCTTTCCAATCTTGCATCTCCACTTTTACACTTCTCTCAAAAGGAACAAGAGTTTGCAGAAAGCTTCCTGCTGGTTGTTTGTAACTCCACGTCTTTACTGAGAAAAAAGGAACCCCAGAAGGCTCGACAAAGTCATCGTGGCAGCAAGCATCCAACCTCCAAAAACCCCCTTAGTCCAGTTGTTGGTAGACCCCCTAAAGCCCAGGGCCAGGGTGAGACTCCTGTCTTGACCCGCACAGATTCTCAGCGTAAAACAGTTTCTTGGGGTGACAATGCAGACAACAGTATACGTAGTGCAGTTGTGGACCACTACATGGACACTCTGTGGACTCATATGGGTAGGAATTTGGACTTGTTCTTGGATGAACCTGCCTGGAGGGGACATAATTGTCTACTTAAATCTGAGATTGGATCTGTCCTTCTTTTTAATGATTCAGTATCGGCTGTACTCAGGAATATGATAGAACATTTATGCTATAAAG atttattTTCACCCTCTTCAGTAAAACATCTTTTGGGAGTTGTATTTAGATTACTTGCCTTATCTTCATATGGAGCTTGGGATATGt TGCTGAACACAAGTCTTGCTTCCGAAACAAGTGATAAATGTCAGCCTGTCTCTCTGTATGGTGACCTATTCAGCACTCGGACAGGATGCTTAATTAAAGACATGTACAAGCCATTAGTGAACATCTTAATGATGATTTGTCGTTGCTTCCCTAAAGACAAAG ATGATGAGCTGCAGCATGCAGATGTTGATTTGAGTGTGTGTGCTGGGGTCATCTGGCGTATTTTGATCACATGCAAACTAGCAACTTCCTGGTGCACTTCAAAGTTACAGCAATCTTTGTCTTCTTGGAACGTCAACCACTTTTTTCTCATTTCACACTGTGATCTCAAG ATGCTGGTAGAttcaacaaaaaacatttgcttCATCTTACAAACTTTGAATTTGGTGGAAGATCACATGGGACTCCATGTGTTTGACAGCTTAAGTCTCTGCCAGATCTTTTCATTAAAGCAACAAATTAGCTCCATAAATGGACAGATTCAA GCTTTGACAGGCACAGCCATGAAAAATTTCTTGGACAAATATAATGAACAAGCTGTCAGTTTCTTTCAAGAAAATTTATTGCCTGCAAGAATTTGGAAGAAAAAAGTAGCTCCTG ATGAATCTGCTGATCCAAGTAACTATATCACAGAGGGCGTTGATACATTTCTTGCTTCCACAATCAATGGCATTTCAAAACTTTCAACAACCTCTCAGATTGGTGTCTTGTCGTTGATGACTGGCACATTCTGCAATGCTTGgattagttttatattgaaagaaaaaatcaaatttag TTTATGGGGAGCTGTTCAACTTGGAATAGACTTTGACTTTCTGAGATACAAACTAAGCCAGTTGTTGACCAATGATGAGGTCAAACAGAGTATAACAGAACTTGGAATTTTTCAACAAATGCAAGGAATTGTCATTTTACTCAAGAGACAACCAAGTCAAAAACAGTCTGGCAGTAGATTAATGGACAATATCA TGTGTGATACTGCTGTCTCTGCCCTATCATCAGATCAGTGTTCTGATACACGTTCATCAGGTGCAGCAGCTGTTGCTGTACGCAACGGGAGCCACAAAATGTGTAAACTGGGCCCTCTGACGTCACAAGAGGAAGAAAATGTTGTATGTACTGTGCCAAACATGCAAGAGTGGCTGTCACTCAGAACTATAGGGGGGTCTAAACCCTGGAAATTTCCTGCCTGCTTTTCAAGGAGTTCTAGTGATGATTAA
- the LOC106058595 gene encoding calmodulin-related protein 97A-like — protein MSQTTKNFEEKCRRFFEEANGGNPITVGQLARVIRQACPTFQGTDADIAQTFLELDDNNDKLVSWEEFSSALYAKDPREVTRAELELAFKDIDKDGSGKLDKNEIRLLCQQQGLDISEEQLNEVVKEADDNNDGKISFEEFENAFVKG, from the exons atgtctcaGACTACAAAGAATTTCGAGGAAAAGTGTCGTCGTTTTTTTGAAGAGGCAAACGGAGGTAACCCTATTACAGTCGGTCAGCTTGCCCGGGTCATTCGACAGGCATGTCCAACATTTCAAGGCACTGACGCTGATATTGCT caaacatttttagaattaGATGACAACAATGATAAACTGGTCTCGTGGGAAGAATTTTCATCAGCCCTCTATGCCAAGGATCCCAGAGAAGTCAC GAGAGCAGAACTTGAACTAGCATTCAAAGACATTGATAAAGATGGCAGTGGCAAACTTGATAAGAATGAGATTCGTCTCTTGTGCCAACAACAAGGCTTGGACATTTCAGAAGAACAACTTAATGAGGTGGTGAAAGAAGCAGATGACAATAATGATGGGAAAATAAGTTTTGAAGAGTTTGAAAATGCATTTGTGAAAGGTTaa